The Triticum aestivum cultivar Chinese Spring chromosome 7B, IWGSC CS RefSeq v2.1, whole genome shotgun sequence genome window below encodes:
- the LOC123155509 gene encoding uncharacterized protein, producing the protein MGLPLEQWRSSEEADSGDGKQAEASGCRTPSGSKARAAADGGCPAPPRKRRAAPGAVSQQGGRGFYAGADVEAFFAANNL; encoded by the coding sequence ATGGGTCTCCCGCTTGAGCAGTGGCGCAGCAGCGAGGAGGCGGACAGCGGCGACGGCAAGCAGGCGGAGGCCTCCGGTTGCAGGACGCCGAGCGGCTCCAAGGCCCGCGCGGCCGCCGACGGGGGCTGCCCCGCGCCTCCTAGGAAGAGGAGGGCCGCGCCCGGGGCCGTCTCGCAGCAGGGCGGCAGGGGCTTCTACGCCGGCGCCGACGTCGAAGCCTTCTTCGCCGCCAACAACCTCTAG